In Marasmius oreades isolate 03SP1 chromosome 1, whole genome shotgun sequence, one DNA window encodes the following:
- the OCT1 gene encoding Mitochondrial intermediate peptidase (MEROPS:MER0001156; BUSCO:EOG09260JJW) codes for MLSKTAGNALRSPAKQIFRFRGCIHENVPLHHPLPRGASRTAVTQAGPIAHSMIPASQEDKTLVTLFDNPTSALSLTNFHHTGLFGHPSLTHPRALISLANGTLVRAQALTDRILRAPQSREELFKVVKNLDRLSDLLCGVIDLAELIRNSHPDRQWVEAANHAYEILCEFMNILNTHVGLYEVLKVVFTDPDIVKTLGPEAYQTALIFWKDFEKSAIDLPPAQREQFVRLSSEIIVLGRHFLREAATPRPPISIKPSDLNGLKDKGLGVRLQLQARFTQRDLSVYPGSLQAQMIMRSAPQEETRRKVYIGSYSSTREQIEILEDLLRKRAELARLVGSESFSHMSLDDKMARTPENVQTFLNALMDHTRPAAKGALHTLSVRKQAHLKLPSAPIIHAWDRDFYCPPEPPSPPIPLPPLTVGTVFMALSRLFKHMYGISLRPVHPEPGEVWHSDVHKLEVVDEEKGIIGWIFADLFARRGKAGGAAHYTVRCSRKTDDDDERNDGDLGEEVQQSLEFEAVKRHKLPGQEGVYQLPLVVLLCEFAPPSASRGPTVLEWHEVNTLFHEMGHAMHSMIGRTDYQNVSGTRCATDFVELPSILMEHFLNSPTVLSLFSPDSTGATVPQTGNHHVDPCHSIDTYQQFLLAALDQLYHSSLPLSSDFSSTAIHADLINSSGLIPYVKGTSYQTQFGHLFGYGATYYSYLLGRAIASRVWSNVFSRDPLDREVGEKYKREVLRYGGGKDPWTMVARLLGLPELENGDAEAMGIVGRWRLEDEVGVPGRH; via the exons ATGCTTTCTAAAACTGCGGGGAATGCGCTGAGGTCTCCTGCAAAACAGATATTTCGTTTTCGAGGATGTATTCACGAAAATGTTCCACTTCACCATCCACTTCCGAGAGGTGCTTCCAGGACGGCAGTCACTCAAGCTGGCCCCATCGCCCATTCCATGATACCTGCATCGCAAGAAGATAAGACTCTTGTGACCCTTTTCGACAATCCCACTAGCGCGCTTTCTCTCACCAATTTTCACCATACCGGTTTATTTGGCCATCCATCATTGACCCATCCGCGTGCTCTTATATCCCTCGCGAACGGTACCCTCGTTCGCGCCCAAGCTCTTACAGATCGAATATTGCGTGCCCCGCAATCCCGGGAAGAGCTGTTCAAGGTTGTCAAAAACTTGGACAGACTCAGTGATCTCCTCTGCGGTGTCATTGACCTCGCAGAGCTTATTCGCAACTCACATCCGGATCGACAATGGGTGGAAGCTGCCAATCATGCCTACGAGATATTGTGCGAGTTTATGAATATTTTGAATACCCATGTGGGGCTTTATGAG GTCCTCAAAGTGGTGTTTACTGATCCCGACATCGTAAAAACTCTAGGGCCTGAAGCCTATCAGACCGCACTCATCTTTTGGAAAGATTTTGAAAAGTCAGCGATTGATCTTCCCCCAGCTCAGAGGGAACAGTTCGTGCGGTTGTCCTCCGAAATCATTGTGTTAGGCCGTCATTTCCTCAGAGAAGCTGCGACACCCAGACCACCTATTTCTATTAAACCCTCCGACCTCAATGGGTTAAAGGACAAAGGGTTGGGAGTGAGGCTACAACTTCAAGCACGGTTCACTCAGCGAGATCTTTCGGTTTATCCGGGTTCGTTACAGGCCCAAATGATTATGCGCTCGGCACCTCAGGAAGAGACACGACGAAAAGTCTACATTGGATCCTATTCTAGTACAAGGGAGCAGATAGAGATATTAGAGGATCTGTTGAGAAAACGTGCTGAATTGGCACGTTTGGTGGGAAGTGAAAGTTTTTCTCATATGTCACTTGACGATAAGATGGCCAGAACACCTG AGAACGTTCAGACTTTCTTGAACGCACTGATGGACCACACACGCCCTGCAGCCAAGGGCGCCTTGCACACACTGAGCGTACGGAAACAGGCACATCTCAAACTACCTTCTGCACCAATAATTCACGCATGGGACCGTGACTTTTACTGTCCACCTGAACCTCCGTCCCCACCGATACCTCTTCCGCCATTGACAGTCGGCACAGTGTTCATGGCACTTTCGCGCCTTTTCAAACATATGTACGGAATTTCTTTGCGCCCGGTACATCCAGAACCAGGCGAAGTCTGGCATAGTGATGTGCACAAGTTGGAAGTGGTCGATGAAGAGAAGGGTATTATAGGTTGGATATTCGCGGATTTATTTGCACGTAGAGGGAAGGCGGGTGGTGCTGCTCATTATACCGTCCGATGCTCGAGGAAgaccgatgatgatgatgaacggAACGATGGGGATTTAGGGGAAGAGGTACAACAATCGTTGGAGTTTGAGGCCGTGAAGAGGCACAAGTTACCTGGTCAAGAGGGGGTTTATCAATTGCCGCTGGTAGTGCTATTGTGTGAATTTGCGCCGCCATCTGCCTCGAGGGGACCCACGGTTTTGGAGTGGCATGAAGTGAATACTTTATTTCATGAAATGGGACACGCAATGCATT CGATGATTGGCCGGACTGACTACCAAAATGTCTCTGGCACGCGTTGTGCCACGGATTTTGTAGAACTTCCCTCAATCCTGATGGAACATTTTCTCAACTCACCAACCGTGCTCTCACTCTTTTCCCCGGATTCAACTGGTGCTACAGTCCCTCAAACGGGGAACCATCATGTCGATCCCTGTCATTCGATTGACACATATCAACAATTCCTACTGGCAGCCCTTGATCAGCTCTATCACTCGTCACTCCCTCTATCGTCGGACTTTTCCTCCACAGCCATCCATGCTGACCTTATTAATTCCTCTGGTCTGATTCCCTACGTCAAAGGTACTTCATACCAAACACAGTTCGGACATCTCTTTGGATACGGTGCAACATATTATTCGTATTTACTAGGGCGGGCTATTGCCTCGAGAGTTTGGAGTAACGTGTTCAGTAGAGACCCCTTGGACAGGGAGGTTGGGGAGAAGTATAAGAGAGAGGTTTTGCGATATGGTGGTGGGAAGGACCCATGGACCATGGTGGCACGGTTGCTGGGATTGCCAGAGTTGGAGAACGGGGATGCGGAGGCAATGGGGATTGTTGGGAGATGGAGACTCGAGGACGAGGTTGGGGTACCTGGCAGACATTGA